The Neoarius graeffei isolate fNeoGra1 chromosome 10, fNeoGra1.pri, whole genome shotgun sequence genome has a segment encoding these proteins:
- the b3galt4 gene encoding beta-1,3-galactosyltransferase 4 — MVIRGRIRLVKHFGLTQVLCLLVFVCLLAVLFIDYIELWATSLKMNGVAAAHGGIFPQSVPPTRPEEYLLMPSSLVCQRAKPYLVTFVTSAPAHKKARQAIRDTWGGEVRVQGYRVMTLFMVGQVSDPVLSQQLTNEAQEHGDLVQGRFLDSYANLTLKTLSMLAWARRFCPEARFLAKVDDDVMFNPSALLQYINWGAPEKEPEELYLGRVHMRVPPDHNPASRHYFSKDAFSGTVFPDYCSGTAYVLSRPAVLKLSLAAAAVLLPKPLPPEDVFIGLCAHTAGIAPTHCPLFSGGPPVPYARCCYQAMVSVHHTKPEEMLHYWADMSSKAPCSWMEVRTSLGFCKLRALLGDLLWSGL; from the coding sequence ATGGTGATCCGTGGCCGGATCCGTTTGGTGAAGCATTTTGGGCTGACTCAAGTCCTGTGCCTGCTGGTCTTTGTCTGCCTTTTGGCGGTTCTCTTCATCGACTACATTGAGTTATGGGCCACTTCTCTAAAAATGAATGGAGTTGCGGCTGCCCACGGTGGGATTTTTCCTCAGAGCGTGCCCCCTACGCGTCCAGAAGAATACCTGCTTATGCCAAGTTCGCTTGTTTGTCAGCGCGCGAAGCCCTACCTCGTTACCTTTGTGACCTCTGCCCCTGCTCACAAGAAAGCTCGTCAGGCGATCCGTGATACCTGGGGTGGTGAAGTGCGAGTTCAAGGTTATAGGGTTATGACTTTGTTCATGGTGGGGCAGGTATCAGATCCTGTTCTGTCCCAACAACTGACCAATGAGGCACAGGAACACGGAGACCTGGTGCAAGGCCGCTTTCTGGACTCCTATGCTAATCTGACCTTAAAAACCTTGTCTATGTTAGCATGGGCCCGGCGCTTTTGCCCTGAAGCTCGCTTCCTAGCCAAGGTGGATGATGATGTGATGTTCAACCCCAGTGCGTTGTTACAGTACATCAACTGGGGGGCACCAGAAAAAGAGCCTGAAGAACTCTACCTTGGTCGGGTTCACATGAGAGTGCCACCGGACCATAATCCAGCCAGCAGGCACTATTTTTCTAAAGATGCTTTCTCAGGTACGGTCTTTCCTGATTACTGCAGTGGAACCGCATATGTGCTTTCCCGTCCTGCTGTGCTAAAGCTCTCTCTGGCAGCTGCTGCTGTACTGTTGCCCAAGCCCTTGCCTCCTGAAGATGTGTTTATCGGTTTGTGTGCCCACACAGCTGGCATCGCTCCCACCCACTGCCCGCTTTTCTCTGGAGGACCACCTGTGCCGTATGCACGCTGCTGCTACCAGGCCATGGTGTCTGTTCATCATACTAAACCTGAGGAAATGCTCCATTATTGGGCAGACATGAGTTCCAAAGCTCCCTGCTCATGGATGGAGGTCCGGACTTCGCTTGGTTTTTGTAAACTGAGAGCACTTCTAGGAGACTTGCTATGGTCTGGATTATAA